One part of the Dioscorea cayenensis subsp. rotundata cultivar TDr96_F1 chromosome 2, TDr96_F1_v2_PseudoChromosome.rev07_lg8_w22 25.fasta, whole genome shotgun sequence genome encodes these proteins:
- the LOC120280085 gene encoding LOW QUALITY PROTEIN: high mobility group B protein 9-like (The sequence of the model RefSeq protein was modified relative to this genomic sequence to represent the inferred CDS: deleted 3 bases in 2 codons), which translates to MMEDEKNESGGSEKVGEKEKEPAMNEVQHMVVHHGGGGGGGPPLIYPTPLATHEEIVKNHVVFMDALRSFHSSMSTKFMIPVIGGKDLDLHQLYVQVTLRGGLEKVILGRKWREVIAVFNFPSTTTSASFVLRKYYLSLLHHFEQVYFFGAKGPLILPAEALQTKSPSGKLERARPSSSETYMASSSRKRVFSEAEKKAAQTLASVSDGGEHSEDRSGPGDRFNFSVSGTIDGKFDYGYFVTVKMNSEILKGVLYHAPPSTSSPHAAPSNKAVVVYSPEQAQRRQKRYRDPAHPKPNRSAYNFFFAQKACPIEGNIQRREREFSKMIGESWNKLSDEERSVYQEISKKDKERYGNEMKEYRARQRIGMPGTARIDPNADTSNADTNPNV; encoded by the exons ATGATGGAGGATGAGAAGAATGAGAGTGGTGGGAGTGAGAAGGTgggagagaaggagaaggagccGGCTATGAACGAGGTGCAACACATGGTTGTTCATCatggaggaggtggtggtggtggtcctCCACTTATTTATCCAACACCATTAGCTACTCATGAAGAGATTGTTAAGAATCATGTTGTTTTCATGGATGCTCTCAGGAGCTTCCATTCATCCATGTCTACAAAgttcat GATTCCTGTGATCGGAGGCAAGGATTTGGATCTTCATCAACTCTATGTGCAAGTGACTTTGAGAGGGGGGCTTGAGAAA GTGATCTTGGGGAGAAAATGGAGAGAAGTCATTGCAGTGTTTAACTTCCCATCTACCACAACCAGTGCTTCATTTGTACTTCGGAAGTACTATTTGAGTCTTCTCCATCACTTTGAGCAGGTGTACTTTTTTGGAGCTAAAGGTCCACTCATCCTTCCTGCAG AGGCTTTGCAAACCAAGTCTCCTTCTGGGAAGCTTGAGCGTGCTAGGCCTTCATCATCTGAGACTTACATGGCTTCATCTTCAAGAAAGAGGGTTTTTTCTGAAGCTGAGAAAAAAG CAGCACAAACTCTTGCATCTGTTTCTGATGGTGGTGAGCATTCAGAAGATAGATCTGGACCTG GAGACAGATTCAATTTCTCCGTATCAGGGACAATAGATGGCAAATTCGACTATGGTTACTTTGTTACTGTCAAAATGAACTCTGAAATCCTCAAAGGAGTCTTGTATCATGCACCACCATCGACCTCATCTCCGCAT GCAGCTCCTAGTAACAAAGCAGTAGTAGTCTATTCTCCGGAACAAGCTCAACGCCGTCAGAAACGATACCGTGATCCTGCTCACCCGAAACCGAATAGAAGTGCCTACAACTTCTTCTTTGCCCAGAAAGCATGCCCAATTGAAGGT AATATCCAGCGTCGTGAACGTGAGTTCAGCAAAATGATCGGCGAGTCATGGAACAAACTCAGTGATGAAGAAAGATCG GTGTATCAGGAGATTAGCAAGAAAGACAAAGAACGATATGGAAACGAAATGAAGGAATACAGGGCGAGACAAAGGATTGGAATGCCGGGAACTGCGAGGATTGATCCAAATGCCGACACATCTAATGCTGATACCAACCCAAATGTGTGA
- the LOC120276508 gene encoding thiol-disulfide oxidoreductase LTO1, whose translation MAINSMVFAISRPPLLPFPSSPARFKRAVRVPFRCSTEPSPQVDSASARETSLDAKAPEKASLLGNSAAILRAGLGGLGLLETGYLTYLKLTNSEAFCPVGGGSCSDVLNSDYSSIFGIPLPLVGMVAYGLVTLLSLHQIRKDLLSGLGEADARLLLLGTSTSMAAASGYFLYILSTKLAGTSCSYCILSAILSFGISFITLKDIGMKEVRKVLGLQLAVAGAVIAALSYSYTTAAPQFLGSNEVELEPFKTEITSKSTPWAISLAEHLHSIGAKMYGAFWCTHCQEQKQMFGKEAAKIIDYVECYPDGIGKGRKIAFECILAGVEGFPTWIINDQHIDGERELKDLAEVSGFVLADSQRS comes from the exons ATGGCGATCAACTCCATGGTCTTCGCCATCTCCCGCCCTCCACTACTCCCCTTCCCCTCCTCCCCAGCACGTTTCAAG AGGGCTGTAAGAGTGCCCTTCAGGTGCTCCACTGAGCCTTCCCCGCAAGTAGATTCAGCCTCTGCTCGTGAGACTTCTTTGGATGCTAAGGCCCCCGAAAAGGCTTCTCTTTTAGGGAATTCTGCAGCTATTTTGCGTGCGGGTCTCGGAGGTCTAGGGCTTCTTGAGACTGGGTATCTTACGTACTTGAAGCTCACTAATTCTGAGGCTTTTTGCCCTGTTGGAGGAGGGAGCTGTAGTGATGTTCTTAACAGTGATTATTCCTCCATTTTCG GAATCCCTCTTCCTTTAGTTGGCATGGTTGCCTATGGTTTGGTTACATTGCTCTCTCTGCATCAGATTAGAAAAGATTTGCTTTCTGGACTGGGTGAAGCTGATGCTCGCCTTCTGTTACTTGGAACATCAACATCAATGGCAGCAGCAAGTGGTTATTTTCTGTATATTTTAAGCACAAAGCTGGCTGGAACTTCCTGCTCATACTGTATCCTTTCTGCCATTCTGTCTTTTGGCATATCCTTCATCACTTTAAAG GATATAGGCATGAAAGAAGTACGAAAGGTACTTGGACTGCAATTAGCTGTTGCAGGTGCTGTTATTGCTGCTTTAAGTTATTCATACACAACTGCTGCACCTCAATTTCTAGG CTCAAATGAGGTTGAACTGGAACCATTTAAAACAGAAATAACAAGTAAATCAACTCCATGGGCTATTTCTCTTGCAGAGCACCTGCACTCAATTGGTGCTAAGATGTATGGAGCTTTTTGGTGTACTCATTGTCAAGAGCAGAAACAG ATGTTTGGAAAGGAAGCTGCCAAAATAATAGACTATGTCGAATGCTATCCAGATGGAATTGGAAAAGGCAGAAAAATTGCTTTCGAATGTATATTGGCTGGAGTCGAAGGCTTCCCCACATGGATTATTAATGACCAG CATATAGATGGAGAGCGAGAATTGAAGGATCTTGCAGAGGTATCAGGATTTGTTCTTGCAGATTCTCAACGGTCGTAG